AAGAGACTTGCGCGGAATTCGCAAGGCTTTTTATGACCTAGCCCTGGAATTTATTCAGCATCCCTTCTGCTGTATTCCACGGTGAGTCACAGGGTCAACTGAGATTCAATATCCGAGAGAACTACGTAAGGCCATGGTTATGGGAGGCATCATTCAGTGGGTGCTGTCTTTGGAGTCTAACTGCCATTGAGGGGAGATAGCAGCCTGGCAAGGGAAACCTTCTCAGAGGAGGAGATGTTTACAGGGGAACTCTCGGACGAGGAGGAGGAGTTAGCCAAGTGAAGAatgggggaggaaaggaagggtcTTCCAGGTGGAAGGAGCCTCGTGTACGAAGACCCAGATAGAAGGGGTGAGGGCAGGGTAAGCAGGTTGTATTCAGGTTCTATATCATTTACTTGTTGAGTGACTTTGGATAGTTATTTAACCTTTCCacgtctgttttctcatctgcgaaatggagataattatagttaatatctagtagagttgtaaatattaaataagttaatgcagAAAGTCttttattaatctatttttatttgtctttctttttcaaacACCAACTTGAACCAGAAGGAAGAGTTTTTTAGAACAAACCTGATACATAGGAAACAATAGATGGTGgtcattgttgctattattagtATTATACAGGGAGCCGTGGGTATGTAAACATACAGCTGGAACATAGAATTTAAGAAAGTGAAtggagaggccaggcgcagtggctcatgcctgtaatcccagcactttgggaggccgaggtgggcggatcgcttgaggtcacgagttcgagaccagcctggccaacatggtgaaatctgtctttactaaaaatacaaaaattagctgggcatgatggcgtgtgcctgtaatcccagctacttgggaggctgaggctggagaattggttgaacccgggaggttcaattgcgccactgcgctccagcctgggcgatagagcaagactcagtctcaaaaaaaaaaaaaaaaaaaaaagagggtgaaTGGAGAGAGAGATATCATTCTGGAATGGTAAACAGGGGCCAGATCACGAATGACTTTGTAAGCCATACATGGTTTTCTGAATTTGTCCTAGAGTAAGTGAAGAGaggttgtgtttgtttttgagatagggtcttgttttgtcacccaggctgcagtgcagtggcgtgagcacagctcactacagcctcgacctcctgggctcaagccatcctccccactcagcctccggagtggctgggtctataggtgagcaccaccatgcccagttaattttttattttttgtagagatggtatctaactatgttgcccaggctcgtctcaaactcctgggctcaagtgatcctctcgccttggtctcccaaagtgctgggattacaggtgtgagccactgggccaggcTGAGAGGTTATGGATTTTGAGGAGAGTTGAGCAGATTTGGGGTTTTAGGAGGATCTCTACACAAAAGGCTTCTAGAGTGGGGAATGCTTGGGAGAGAAGAAAAACTAGAGACATGGAGATCAGCTGGAAGCCACTGTGGTGGTCCAGGAGAGGCTTGTGGGGGCTGGGCCTGAGGTTGTGCCGAGGGGGATGAAGAGAGGCGGACCTGCTAAAGGTCACAGTGCTGGTTAGTGACGGACCAGGGGGGGAGCTGTTGACTAATTACATAAGAATTTCCTGCCAGGAAATTagcctttttttcttgtttatttaggCATGAATTTAATATATGTGCTACTTGATAGAAACAGATAAGTAACTACAAGTAACTGGGCAGGGATGGTTAGCTGGGAGGTATGGATTTCATTACCATTACTAATGCCTGCAATTGCTGATAATAGACGTGCCCCAGGAATCGCTGCAAGGGAAATGGAGCAAGGTGAGCCATTCTCTTTGAAGGAGTTTTTTTCCAGCTCTACCGGTTTATGTGTATAGGGTCACACCCTACCTTCTTATAACTGCCTCATTTGTTCTCCTTTGGGTCAGGCTGAaagtgtttgtttgctttttctggttttattggCATGGAAAACTCTAGCAAGATGTGATTGGCCACTCTGTGGGGGCATCACTGGCCTTTCAAGCTGTGTTTCTCAAACATTCTCTGTGGACGCAGATTGGTCATGGCATCTGCATTCCTGGAAGGTGCAGGCTGATGGGTGGAGCGGAGGAGTTTTGAGGAGCCAGATGAGATGTGACCCCAGCAGCTGCCGCTTGCAGGAGAGAGCTTCTGAGGAAAGACATCTGAGACAGCAGGGTGACTACTGGGACTGTGGGCAAAGCATGAGCCCAGCGGTGTTCTCATCCACCCAGTTAGGCGACCCTGAAGGTCTATGATGATAATCTAAATGATCCCTGAAAGGATCTGCTCTAATCTCTTTGCTGGTCCATGAACCTGCCAGGCTTGTTCTGATTCCATATGGGAATTTGATTGATAAAGTCCTATGCATTCTTGAGTCACCCCCATCACCCACCCTCTACTCCCTTTGAAGAACCACAGAGGGAAGAGTAGACACCATACAGCTCACACTGACTCACTTCTGTGTTCAATGCATTGCTCCTCTTAGTCTCCCAGCTTTTCTAGAAGCCCTCTGAgggctttttttcttccttttctttttgaggcagggtctctgttgcccaggctggagtgcagtggcatgctgtcagctcactctgcctcctgggctgaagtgatcctcctaccacagcctcctgagtagcaggactacagatgcgcactaccacgcctcgctaatttttgtatttttagtagagatggggtttcaccatgttgcctaggctggtctcaaactcctgatctcaagtgatctgcccacctcagcctcccaaagtgctggggttacaggcgtcagccaccgcacctggcccttctgAGGGCTTTTTATTCCTTCTATGTTCTCGTAACTCCTCTCAGAGTTTTTAGGTGACCTCTGTTGATTGACAGATCCAGAAGTTTGGAAGATGTGTCAGCCTGAATTTACAGATTGGGAAGCCGCAGAGGAAGGGTTTAGCCACCTGCCCGAGATTGTGAGAATTGGCAGTTATTCACCAGATAACCAGGAACAGTCCTAGAgttaaacattttacatacatttGTTGTTTAATCCTTTCAACAAAGCCTAAGAGGTAGAAGGtctcattatccccatttcatagctgaggaaattgaagcttacAGTTTTTAAATAACTCCACTGCACTTACAAGTCAAACTCAGAATTAAACCCAGTCTGATTCCTAACTGCTTCTCATTTTCACCACTTCCTACATTGTATTACAGCTTCACCTACTTGCCTTCTCTGCAAATTAGACTATTACCTTTTCTAAAGGCAGGaacaatactttttattttgatcaGGACCTAGCACACAACCTGATACATAGTTGATGTTTAATGAATGATTATTAACcaaatgttaaaagaataaaGAGCTGGTGATAAAGCTAACTTCTAGTCCAGGTATGCACTGCCTCCCTGCAAAGGCCAGGCTGGCCTGCTCCCTTTCAGAATGGGATCTCATAGGAGCCTCTTCTCTACTCAAAGTGACACCATCAGACCCCATATATGGGGAACAATGTTACTTCCTGGTTTCCTTTAAAAGCCCTTTGGGAGGAGACTGGAGGTACAGTGAGCAGGCGTCAGTCTTGGGGAGCCTCTTCAGCCCTGCAGGGTTGGGgcctcctttctgtctctcctcCATGGCACAGAGCTCCACTTAGAATCCACAGAAACCCTTGGAGGCAGTGAGCGTCAGCCTCCATCTAAAGTGGTGATGACCAGCCTAGTCTCTGGCTGGAGAAACTTGGAGTTGATTCTGGTTCTCTTGGGCCAGATATTAACCTTatgaagtctcagtttcctccctaTAATGTGGGGATACATATAATGTGCATTTCATCCAGTTGCTATCAAGATTGAATGAGAAAATGCATGCCCAGTCCTCATCACAGCATGAGGTGAATGACAGCTATGGTTACTGGAATTTGAAGGCCTGAGAGAGGAATGTGAAAGAGGAACTAATAATAACATCAGGCACTGCAGGGCGCTTTGccaatcactctttttttttttttttttgagtcagggtctccttCTGTGGCCCAgtctggaatgtagtggtgcaatcttgactcactgcaacctccgcctcccggattcaagtgattctcctgcctcagcctcccaagtagctgggattacacgtacgcaccaccatgcccagctaatttttgtatttttagtagagatagggtttcaacatattggccaggctggtctcaaactcgtgacctcaagtgatctgcccgcctcagcctcccaaaatgctgggattataggcgtgaaccatcaCACCGGGCCATTCCAATCACTCTTCATTTCCTGCATCTCAAAGCAATGCTGTCAAACAGTTGGAGTTGATTTTCTAGGCCTTTCTGTTTTCCCCCTCCTGTTTGCCATTGCAGGGCCTCCTCTGGTCACTCGTACCAGTGAGAGATCAGGCTACTTAAGGAAGTACTCACAGCGGAAAATCAGATTGAAACTGCCTTTGGAAAagtatgactgagacagtgaaggaGATCAaacttaactgactccatcttgctccTAACCTCCAGACTGTCCttattcattcctgggtgtaggccgaactaactttgggagaaacttagtttatagtttaaacaaagacgGTAACAACCCTTTCttaaagcagacctccttcttgcctggggactagattgcctttgtaggatgAACATtaaccacaagattagaaattatggtttaggagtcatgcagctggaggctacaagattccaGCCCtcccctaaactgctcctaagatcagtgcttctTTCCCAAGCGGCTGCCGAAGATGGCGGAGGTACAGGTCCTGGTGCTTGATGGTCGAGGCCATCTCCTGGGCCACCTGGCGGCCATCGTGGCTAAACAGGTACTGCTGGGCCGGAAGGTGGTGGTTGTATGCTGTGAAGGCATCAACATTTCTGGCAATTTCTACAGAAACAAGTTGAAGTACCTGGCTTTCCTCCGCAAGCGGATGAACAGCAACCCTTCCCGAGGCCCCTACCCCCTCTGGGCCCCCAGCCGCATCTTCTGGCGGACCATGCGAGGTATGCTGCCCCACAAGACCAAGCCAGGCCAGGCCGCTCTGGACCGCCTCAAGGTGTTTGACTGCATCCCACCGCCCTACGACAAGAAAAAGCGGATGGTGGTTCCTGCTGCCCTCAAGGTTGTGCGTCTGAAGCCTACAAGAAAGTTTGCCTATCTGGGCCGCCTGGCTCACGAGGTTGGCTGGAAGTACCAGGCAGTGACAGCCAccctggaggagaagaggaaagagaaagccaAGATCCACTACCGGAAGAAGAAACAGCTCATGAGGCTACGGAAACAGGCCGAGAAGAACGTGGAGAAGAAAATTGACAAGTACACAGAAGTCCTCAAGACCCACGGACTCCTGGTCTGAACCCAATAAAGACTGttaattcctcaaaaaaaaaaaaaaaaaaaaaagatcagtgcttgagatattttgcagaccctgcacttgatggatcagctggcaccacccagatcaatcaactggctcatctgatcttgtggcccccacccagaacTGACTCTGAAAGAAGACGGCTCCGACTTCCTACGATTTCATCtctaaccaatcagcactcctggctcactggcttcccctcatctgccaaattatccttaaaaattctgctccccaaatgctcagggaggctgatttgagtaagaataaaactccagtctcctgcacagccggctctgtgtgaattactctttctctattgcaatttccCTGTCTTGATGAATTGGTCTGTCTATGCAGCGGACAAGGTGAACCCCTTGAGTGGTTACAGTAACCAAGAGAGGGGACTTAactttttgtatatgtttataaattaGTTCCATTTgtatgttcattcttttttctagTGTCTTATCTTTGGGCTTATTTTATAACTTAAGTCTGTAAAGCAGTCACTCTGAACCTGTAGTGAGTTGAAGAAGCCCTTAAAACATCTcctctgggccgggtgcggtggcttacgcctgtaatcccagcactttgggaggctgaggcaggtggatcacgaggtcaggagatcgagaccatcctggctaacacggtgaaaccccgtctctactaaaaatacaaaaattagcagggcgtggtggcgggcgcctgtagtcccacctactcgggaggctgaggcaggagaatggcgtgaacccaggaggcggagcttgtggcgagccgagatcgtgtcactgcactccagcctgggcgacagagcaacgctccgtctcaaaaaacaaacaaagaaacaaacaaaatctccTCTGAAAAATGTCATTATTACCTTTCCTTAGTTCCAGGAGTCCAGGAGCCTCCTTTGTGCAGAGATCTTTGTATTGCCACATTAGTACAATGCCCTGCACATAATATATGCTTAATATATAGCACTGCACTGAACTGAAATGAGTAGTGACACTTGCCAGACAGTCTTGCAAAAGAGGAACAGGTGAATCCTTAACACAATTCAAGGTCTTATAGGAAGAAACTGCCAGTCAACCAAAACTAAACCGAGGCATACATTTCTTTCCTCACCTGGCTTACAATGCTGGAAGGTCTCTGGTTTCCTCTAAAGTGCCCTGGGTTTAGCCCATTAAACCATATCTGTCTTATAAACCTTGCCATGAATATGCTTATCAGCTTCTTCCTGGGAGCATAAAATGGGTTTGGATAATGACTATAAAGCACTGGAATAAGGAAGGTGCTCAACAGATGTTGttagtgtaaacaagagcaggttAGAAGTGAGAAGGTGCTCAGAGGACAGAGGAGATATGGGGAAGGACTTGGAATTAGTGGGGTGGAACTGGGGAGGAGAGCAGGAGGCCTGGCACTGAGAGCATCTCCTTCCCAGCTTGTTCTAGACAAGAGTAGCCTTGCCTGCCAGAAGCCCTAAGATTACAGGTGAGCTGGATCCCGAGAAATGAAGTCCCTGACTAATAGCAAATAAAGACACGGCCATTTGATAGTTATGTTCTACATCTCGGAATGGATAGAAATACAATAATAGCACCAAACATGAATTATGGAAAACAAGCTGTGAATGGAGACATTTGCTAAGAGATGCCAGCCCGGCTCAGCGAAGTCAATTCATCAGCTATTTTCACTTGGGAAAGAGAAATTAAGGGCAGAGCCGCAGTCCCTGCCAAACCTAACAGTCTAAAAAGCAGGCTGTGTAACTTACCAAGGCCTCAGGGCAACATTAGCTGCAAATGAGCTCAGTAGGGCGGGGGCCTCCGCACAGTTCTCTGGGGGGAGAGATGGCAGGGGCCACAGCCTCTGATGTTAAAGCCACCTGCAGGGCCAGAGGGCCTCTCTGGAGGCAGAGGGATGCAGCAAAGACTACTTGGCTCTGCAGTCAGGGCTGGGCCGGGTGGTGCCGCTTTCTAATGGTAACTTAACCTCTCCAAGcttctttcctcatctataaaatgaggctaATAGCATCTGCTCTGCAGAGTTTCtgtaaagattaaaaacaagacaaagcaAGCACAAGGGCTTTGGAAACTGTAAAAGCTCTGGATGTCAGATGTCATTATCATGAAAGAGAAACAATACtggttaaaaacaaaagtttCCTTCTGAtgactattccatggtgtattttagtgaaagggaaaaaaaatcctactgtctatagataaaatatatatattttttcctgcaGTAAGCAAATAGGCTTCCGATAAAAAGCTGacatatgggccaggcacagtggctcacgcctgtaaccccagcactttgggaggctaagggcggaggatcacttgaggtcaggagttccagaacagcctgggcaacatggtgaaaccccgtctctactaaaaatacaaaaattagccaggtatggtggtgcgcgcctgtagtcccagctactcaagaggctgaggcaggagaattgcttgaacctggaaggcagaggttgcagtgagccgagatcatgccattgcactccagcctgggggacagcgtgaaactctgtctaaacaaacgaacaacaaaaacaaaaactgacataGGGAAATGTTTTTCCCCCTGGATGGGCCCTGTCTTCCTCTGCCCTGTGTTGGTCTATCCCTACCAGCCCCTTTGTGTCACCTGGAGAGGCAGCCTTTAACATCAACAGCCAGGTGCACCTTCTAAGGCAAACCTGGCCTATGCTGGCAGGTACACAGGTGAAGGGATACAGGTTCATAGCGCTTCTAACCTTTTTACTCTCTATGGATTCCTTTGAGAACGTGATGAAAGCCATGGGCATGGAAAatgctctcttttcttctcttttctttcttggggttttgcctaggctggagtgcagtggcatgatcatagctcactgcagacttgagctcccaggcttaggtggtcctcccacctcagtcttgggagtagctggaaccacaggtgtgtaccaccacacttagctaatttttttgatttttagtttttttttttttttttgagacagagtctagctctgttgcccaggctggagtgcagtggtgcaatcttggctcactgcaagctccgcctcccgggttcacgccattctcctgcctcagcctccctagtagctgggactacagaagcatgCCTctatgccccgctaatttttgtatttttagtagagatggggtttcaccatgttggccaggctggtctcaaactcctgacctcgtgatccacctgcctcggcctcccaaagtgctgggattacaggcgtgagccaccgtgcccggcctagctttttttgatttttagtagagatgaagtcttgctatgttgtccagacttgTCTGGATTTCCGGAACTCAAACAATATATTTCTGACCACAGGGGAGAAGGTTCTTAACTTGAGGCCCATCCTTGAGtccctgtgtgtgcgtgtgtgtgtgtgtgtgtgtggtccatGGACACTAGGTGTCTTAGTCTGCTGGGGCTgcaataacaaaatgccatagcaCAGGTAGTCAaataacagagatttattttctcacaattcttgaAGCTAGAAGTCCATGATCAGGGTGCAGGATggctgggttctggtgagggctctctttccAGCTCATGGACAATGGCCATTTTTTTGGTGTGCTCACGTGACCTCTTCTTTGCATGAGAAGgacgatatatatatatatatagagagagagagagagagagacagagacagagacagagagggggagagagagagagagagaatgaggaagctcTCTGGTGTCTTCTAAGGGCACCAACCCCTATCATAAGGATCGTACCCTTATCACCTCATCTAAATCTAATTACTTCCTAAAAGCCCTACCTCCtgataccatcacactggggattgaAACTTCAGATGTGAATTTTAGAGGGGCACAATTCAGTCATTGGCACCAGGTTATGAACCCTGCACTACAGAAGATAGGGAGCCTTGGTCTCTGAGCTCATGTgtaacatttctttcatttttttttcctttgggtgaaAGCAGAAAATGCAGGACTAAAAAAATGCAGaatctggtgaaaccccatctttactaaaatacacacacacaaaaaaaattagcgagcgtggcggcgtgtgcctgtagttccagctactcgggaggctgaggcaggagaattgcttgaatccgggaggcggagcttgcagtgagctgagatcgcaccactgtactccagcctgggtgacacagcgagactccatctccaaagaaaagaaaagaaaagaaatgcagaattaggccgtgcgcggtggctcatacctgtaatcccagcactttgggtggccgaggtgggtggatcactggagctcaggagtttgagaccaggctgggcaacatgatgaaaccccaactctacaaaaaatacaaaaattagctgggtgtggtggcgcaagcctgtagtcccagctactagggagactgaggcgggaggatggcttgaacccaggagatggaggttgtggtgagctgaggttgtggtgagctgaggttgcgccactgcactcgagcctgggtgacagagcgagagcctgtctcaaaagagaaaaagaaaaagaaaacaaaatgcaggATGGCAGAGTTTGCTATCTAAAATGTTATCCTTGGGCAGGTACTAAAGTGGGAATTAGGGTGCTATAGCAGCTGGATGCTAGGAACAAGAGTCTAGAGACCTGGGTTCTAGTCCTGCCTCCCCAGTCAACCCGAATTGGGACCTAAGACACATCATTCCGtatctctgaacttcagttttttcACTGGTCAAGCTTATTCCCATCTAATGCTACTACTTATTGATGCCATATCATGAGCCAGACACTAAGCTATTTCCtccctgtccccccacccccaatataATTGCTGATGTGTTTAATATTACTGCAAAGCAAGtcttattatacccattttacagctaAGGAGGAGGTTAAATAGTTGGCCCCAGGTCATATAACTATTTAAAGAATGAGCTGCAATTGGCATTCAGGCTTAGCCAACTCCAGGCTCAGCCAACTCCAGGCTCTTGCTATATATGGTTGTATTGACATTATGGTTATGCTGTGAGAATTACACAGGACACCATGTAGAAAATCTTTTGAAAACCATgaaacattctctctctctgcatacagacacacacacacacacacgtactgtTATGATTTTGTGGGAAGACAGCCATACTTCTTTACAATGGAAAATAGAATTCCCATAGGTCTCAATTCAAAAATTCTTTCTCAGGGGATCTAGACGTGCCTTGATTATGGGAAACCAAGTGGTCATACTCCTGGGGCCCTCATCTTTAGCAAGATGAAGGTGGCTTGGTCTTCTCCCGCTTCCCCGTAAGATCTCTTCTCTCCTCAATACCCACCTTTGTCAGGCCCTATTTACACTGTTCCCTCCCAAGGCCACACCCATCAGTTTCTTGAAAAGGCATTTCAGGCAGTCGTGGTTTTGCGTAGTACAAGAGAAATAAGGAAATGACTCGTGGGTGAGTGGAGAGCCCAGTGGCACCCTTGTTCTGCCGCCCCCCTGCCGCAGGCCAGGGTGGTTCGG
The sequence above is a segment of the Pan paniscus chromosome 10, NHGRI_mPanPan1-v2.0_pri, whole genome shotgun sequence genome. Coding sequences within it:
- the LOC100987502 gene encoding large ribosomal subunit protein uL13-like — its product is MAEVQVLVLDGRGHLLGHLAAIVAKQVLLGRKVVVVCCEGINISGNFYRNKLKYLAFLRKRMNSNPSRGPYPLWAPSRIFWRTMRGMLPHKTKPGQAALDRLKVFDCIPPPYDKKKRMVVPAALKVVRLKPTRKFAYLGRLAHEVGWKYQAVTATLEEKRKEKAKIHYRKKKQLMRLRKQAEKNVEKKIDKYTEVLKTHGLLV